One window of the Cardiocondyla obscurior isolate alpha-2009 linkage group LG05, Cobs3.1, whole genome shotgun sequence genome contains the following:
- the LOC139102794 gene encoding ATP-dependent DNA helicase pif1-like, with protein MSFKGNSLESRLKELCDYINNCSSNIVCLLPTRHMCDTLNKAMLSRIDSKEILLIAEDTIDCTSYLKKKVLKVLSNNDDNSSKTAGLSKEIVIKIGAKVMIRRNIDATLGLVNGTIVTVVLIVRDISTDCVEKIKLLLPSGLEYLIERVNVKFEVVDKAFVVKKQFPLCLSYGLTIHKSQGSSLQSAVIDIGNCIFNCGQTYVALSRVTSLKGLHLINFDPSAVIADEKAINEYNRLRYKYKPDVEIISIQR; from the coding sequence atgtctttcaAAGGTAATTCTTTGGAATCCAGATTAAAGGAATTAtgtgattatattaataattgttcatcgAATATTGTTTGTCTATTGCCTACACGTCATATGTGTGACACTCTTAATAAAGCTATGTTAAGTCGCATTGATTCGAAAGAGATATTACTaattgctgaagatacaattgactgtacttcatatttaaaaaaaaaagtattaaaagtattatcgaataatgacgataatagttctaaaactgctggactttcaaaagaaattgtaattaaaattggagcaaAAGTTATGATAAGGCGTAATATTGATGCTACTTTGGGTCTGGTGAACGGTACAATAGTTACAGTAGTTTTAATTGTACGAGATATATCTACCGATTGTGtagaaaaaatcaaattacttTTACCCTCAGgattagaatatttgattGAAAGAGTGAACGTCAAATTTGAAGTGGTGGATAAAGcatttgttgtaaaaaaacaatttccacTGTGTTTGAGTTATGGATTAACTATTCATAAAAGTCAAGGATCGAGTTTACAGAGTGCTGTTATTGATATAGgcaattgtatatttaattgcggTCAAACTTATGTAGCATTATCTCGAGTAACATCTTTGAAAGGATTGCATTTGATTAACTTTGATCCTTCAGCAGTGATAGCTGACGAAAAAGCTATTAACGAGTATAATCGGCTAAGATATAAATACAAACCAGacgtagaaataatttctattcaaAGATAA